Within Paenibacillus sp. RUD330, the genomic segment TTCGCGCGGATCGCGGCAGACGTGAATGACCGACCCCGTGCCGGAAGCGACCGCCTGGGTCTGCTTCACGATAGAGGCGTCCGGCTCATAGCCTTCCGGAGTCGCCACGCTCATGTGCAGGCCCAGCTTGGCCGCGCCCATGAGCAGCGAATGCGCCATATTGTTGCCGTCGCCGATGTAGGCGACCTTGAGCCCTTCCAGCCTTCCCTTATGCTCCAGGGCGGTCTGGTAATCGGCCATGACCTGGCAAGGGTGCTCGGAATCGGTCAGGCCGTTGATGACCGGCACGGTGGCAGCGCGCGCGAGCTCGATGACGGTGCGGTGCGCGAACGTGCGGATCATGATGCCGTCCAGATAGCGGGACAGCACCTGCGCCGTGTCCGAGATCGGCTCGCCGCGTCCGATCTGAAGATCGTTGCCGCTCAGGAACAGCGCATGACCTCCGAGCTGATACATGCCGACTTCAAAGCTGACCCGCGTGCGGGTGGACGCCTTTTCAAAAATCATCCCGAGGGTCTTGCCCTTGAGCGGGTGATAGGCCTCCCCGGACTTCTGGATGCGCTTCAGCTCGACCGCCAGATCGATGAGGTAGCGGAGCTCCTCCGGCGTGTAGTCCGCCAATGCGAGGAAATCGCGCCCTTTGAGGCCTGCCGCCAGCTCCCCGCTGCGGGCACCGGCCAAGATAAGAGGTTGCTGCATCATTGGAACACCTGCTCTTTCTATGCTCGCCGCCGGTCGTCCGGCGGCGCTTGGATTCGTGGGGATCGGGAACCTGCATCCCTTCTCGTTCCGGGATGTCTAGTTCTGGGATGCCGTGACCGTCTTCTCCTTGAGGACGGCGGCGATGATGCCGACCGCCTGATCGATCTCGTCATTGGAGACGAGCAGGTTCGGCAGCAGGCGGATGACGGTCGGGCCGGCCGGCACGACCAGCAGGCCGCGCTCGTGGATCGTCGCAATCACGTCGGCGACCGGACCTGCGCATTCGATGCCGATCAGCAGGCCGAGCCCACGGATCTGCGTCACCCACGGATTGCCGGCAAGCTTCTCGCGCAGCTGTCCGGTCAGGTAGCTGGCCGCGCCTGCGGCGCGGTCGTACACCCGATTGCCGGCGATTTCCTCGACCGTCGCCTTGACGACGGCGGAGGCGATCGGCGTTCCCCCGAAGGTCGTCGCATGGGAGCCCGGCATGAACGCTTCGCGGAGGAATTCCTTCGCAAGGACGGCTCCTACCGGGAAGCCGCTTCCCAGCCCTTTGGCCGAGGTGAAAATATCCGGCTGCACGCCGTAATGCTCATGGGCGAACAGCTTGCCCGTGCGTCCCATGCCGGTCTGCACCTCGTCGACAATCAGCAGAATGCCGTTATCCTTGCACAGCTTGACGATGTCGTGCAGGAACTCCGCCCGGACAGGCAGGACGCCGCCTTCGGCTTGGACGAGCTCCAGCATGATCGCGGCGGTCCGATCGTTCACGGCAGCCTTGAGCGCCTCGAGATCGTCCATCGGCACGGTGGTGAAGCCTTCGGGCAGCGGCAGATAGCCCTCCTTGACCTTGTCCTGGCCCGTTGCCGTCAGCGTTGCGAGCGTCCGTCCATGGAAGGACTGGGAGAAGGTGATGATCTCGTACCGGTGCTCTCCCTTGATCTTTTGGAAGTACCGGCGGGCCAGCTTGATCGCGCCTTCGTTGGCCTCCGCTCCGGAATTGCAGAAGAAGACCGCATCCGCGCATGTATGCTGCACGAGCAGCTCCGCTGCCGCTTCCTGCCCCGGAATATGGAACAGATTCGATACATGCCAGACTTCATCCAGCTGCTTCACGAGCGCATCCTTGACCGCTTTCGGCGCATGGCCGAGGTTCGTGACGGCGAGGCCGCTCATGAAATCGAGGTATTTCTTTCCGGTATCGTCCCACAGCCAGCTTCCCTCGCCTTTGACGAGCGCGATCGGATATCTTGCGTAGGTTGGAAACAGTGCGCTGTTGCTCATTGCAGATCCACCTCTCCCTATCGTTATATGGACTCGCAGCCGGATGGCTGCTGTTGCGTTAAATCCTAGAGTCGCTCCGCTACCGGATGGCCCTTGGTGCGTTGAATCCTAGAGTCGCTCCGCTGCCGGATGGCCCTTGGTGCGTTGAATCCTAGAGTCGCTCCGCCGCCGGATGGCCCTTGGTGCGTTGAATCCTAGAGTCGCTCCGCCGCCGGATGGCCCTTGGTGCGTTGAATCCTAGAGTCGCTCCGCCGCCGGATGGCCCTTGGTGCGTTGAATCCTAGAGTCGCTCCGCCGCCGGATGGCCCTTGGTGCGTTGAATCCTAGAGTCGCTCCGCCGCCGGATGGCCCTTGGTGCGTTGAATCCTAGAGTCGCTCCGCCGCCGGATGGCCCTTGGTGCGTTGAATCCTAGAGTCGCTCCGCCGCCGGATGGCCCTTGGTGCGTTGAATCCTAGAGTCGCTCCGCCGCCGGATGACCCTTGGTGCGTTGAATCCTAGAGTCGCTCCGCCGCCGGATGGCCCTTGGTGCGTTGAATCCTAGAGTCGCTCCGCCGCCGGATGGCCCTTGGTGCGTTGAATCCTAGAGTCGCTCCGCCGCCGGATGGCCCTTGGTGCGTTGAATCCTAGAGTCGCTCCGCCGCCGGATGGCCCTTGGTGCGTTGAATCCTAGAGTCGCTCCGCCGCCGGATGGCCCTTGGTGCGTTGAATCCTAGAGTCGCTCCGCCGCCGGATGGCCCTTGGTGCGTTGAATCCTAGAGTCGCTCCGCCGCCGGATGGCCCTTGGTGCGTTGAATCCTAGAGTCGCTCCGCCGCCGGATGGCCCTTGGTGCGTTGAATCCTAGAGTCGCTCCGCCGCCGGATGGCCCTTGGTGCGTTGAATCCTA encodes:
- the argF gene encoding ornithine carbamoyltransferase, translated to MMQQPLILAGARSGELAAGLKGRDFLALADYTPEELRYLIDLAVELKRIQKSGEAYHPLKGKTLGMIFEKASTRTRVSFEVGMYQLGGHALFLSGNDLQIGRGEPISDTAQVLSRYLDGIMIRTFAHRTVIELARAATVPVINGLTDSEHPCQVMADYQTALEHKGRLEGLKVAYIGDGNNMAHSLLMGAAKLGLHMSVATPEGYEPDASIVKQTQAVASGTGSVIHVCRDPREAIEGADIVYTDVWASMGQEAEQAERERAFAGYQVNEDLTKHAKADYLFMHCLPAHRGEEVSEGVIDGKHSIVFDEAENRLHAQKAIMAALM
- a CDS encoding acetylornithine transaminase, with protein sequence MSNSALFPTYARYPIALVKGEGSWLWDDTGKKYLDFMSGLAVTNLGHAPKAVKDALVKQLDEVWHVSNLFHIPGQEAAAELLVQHTCADAVFFCNSGAEANEGAIKLARRYFQKIKGEHRYEIITFSQSFHGRTLATLTATGQDKVKEGYLPLPEGFTTVPMDDLEALKAAVNDRTAAIMLELVQAEGGVLPVRAEFLHDIVKLCKDNGILLIVDEVQTGMGRTGKLFAHEHYGVQPDIFTSAKGLGSGFPVGAVLAKEFLREAFMPGSHATTFGGTPIASAVVKATVEEIAGNRVYDRAAGAASYLTGQLREKLAGNPWVTQIRGLGLLIGIECAGPVADVIATIHERGLLVVPAGPTVIRLLPNLLVSNDEIDQAVGIIAAVLKEKTVTASQN